From the genome of archaeon CG10_big_fil_rev_8_21_14_0_10_43_11, one region includes:
- a CDS encoding tRNA (cytidine(56)-2'-O)-methyltransferase, producing the protein MKNVSVLRLNHRKSRDKRVTTHVFLTARALGATSGILCGESDSALVSSVNKTSRKWGGEFFVRYEKNWRALIKEHAKTVVHLTMYGEPVQNVISQLRKKDELLVVVGASKVPPDVYKHAAYNVSVTNQPHSEISSLAIFLHELFGGRELKKTFQNASVKIVPKKKGKHVIKKDNNS; encoded by the coding sequence ATGAAGAACGTGAGCGTGCTTCGGCTTAACCATCGCAAGAGTCGCGATAAACGCGTCACCACGCACGTGTTTCTTACCGCCCGCGCGCTTGGCGCAACAAGCGGTATTTTGTGCGGTGAGTCTGACAGCGCGCTTGTGTCAAGCGTGAACAAAACGAGCAGGAAATGGGGCGGAGAATTTTTTGTTCGCTACGAAAAAAATTGGCGCGCCCTCATAAAAGAGCATGCAAAAACAGTAGTGCACCTTACTATGTATGGGGAGCCTGTTCAAAACGTGATTTCTCAATTGCGAAAAAAAGATGAGCTTCTTGTTGTTGTTGGCGCGTCAAAAGTGCCGCCTGACGTGTACAAGCACGCCGCGTACAATGTGAGCGTAACAAACCAGCCGCACAGTGAGATTAGCAGTCTTGCCATTTTTTTACATGAATTGTTTGGGGGCAGGGAACTCAAAAAAACGTTTCAAAACGCGAGTGTCAAAATTGTTCCAAAAAAGAAAGGAAAGCACGTAATCAAAAAAGATAATAATTCTTAA